A window from Pichia kudriavzevii chromosome 5, complete sequence encodes these proteins:
- a CDS encoding uncharacterized protein (PKUD0E02950; similar to Saccharomyces cerevisiae YNL147W (LSM7); ancestral locus Anc_2.119) — protein sequence MSETDNPVKVMDAQNSQQGEQQQSHEQNQNTDQSTQKRNRQQKKNAYAPKRGPIMDLKPILNKQVSVKIASGRQVQGTLTGYDQLMNIVIENAEVTTPEYISEGEAQVEKLDKVVIIGRLIVAFEPLDGFEIINTKGEHFDFVI from the coding sequence ATGTCTGAAACTGACAATCCTGTTAAAGTGATGGATGCTCAAAATTCCCAACAAGGTGAACAGCAACAAAGCCATgaacaaaaccaaaacacCGACCAATCCACGCAAAAACGTAATCGTcagcaaaagaagaatgCATATGCTCCAAAGAGAGGCCCAATAATGGATTTGAAACCTATATTAAACAAGCAGGTTAGCGTGAAAATTGCATCTGGTAGACAAGTTCAGGGCACCCTCACAGGTTATgatcaattgatgaatattgTCATTGAGAATGCTGAAGTTACAACTCCTGAGTACATCTCAGAGGGCGAAGCACAAgttgagaaattggatAAAGTGGTTATTATTGGTAGATTAATTGTGGCGTTTGAGCCTTTAGATGGTTTTGAGATAATCAACACCAAGGGGGAGCATTTCGACTTCgtaatttga
- a CDS encoding uncharacterized protein (PKUD0E02960; similar to Saccharomyces cerevisiae YGL144C (ROG1) and YDL109C (YDL109C); ancestral locus Anc_2.330): MALKRETERGEVTATVTATAMVTETETLTTDTGMETPLDVLYRNTQALHVGDVHRFIITYTPTDITKELGSHLYIKIKNTENVLMNSALLTGPYMLYCDIRSQEYTHKKKCFVSDDQPVYDPNIIPGNSLVHRLTLNRLKDKYTWYVDVISQIVFSTSAEINFEIVIAKSEAALSSSSVNHLKNSNYYPQCLHIQHLTTLDIWNKPPQSSTDPIHLVILTHGLHSNTSADLFYMKEQIEEMASSTGENIVIRGYFGNVCKTERGIKYLGRRLAEFVVNESLKGLDVSKVKKVSFIAHSLGGPVQTFAISYINYNYPEFFQNIAPENFITLASPLLGISNENPAYVKVFLKFGIVGKTGQDLNLDGAEPLLLLLPSEPTRKILKRFKRRTVYANVLNDGIVPLRTSALLYLDWKALTKIYETLHNGDSSNMKRNDMNETGEIPVEMNKEMDNAENIEVGTNLASSIKSKFQSTLGFCFPNMQASKTTQKYNYFQTTEDTVPENDNGRLDLTRESMTPIPRSSVLSSLRKVLLPPSPSPKYINDPKSRDNVILHDKIYTPDMIPKSHTVLSKNVIISHLTQNKRHRFFEEKIARRWHQGMTWKKVLVNLQPDAHNNMIVRRRFANAYGWGVIDHLVETHFSNDCFKGADLEQWEYKKKIDDNIELDEAELKHLNSQLGKVIDREYLKQNTVHTPCRLKKIFSDSSSPSPSDPDCKARHNEDKEVTRTKGSELSQHYKDTPNGEVNEHEAVSVYSGTSSAINDGAWLNETESGYYDGPTGMINTVNEWKDNMLYPKSNGRGTDSKNAVPPAIERNECSTYFFENV, encoded by the coding sequence ATGGCTCTaaagagagaaacagaGAGGGGGGAGGTGACGGCAACAGTAACGGCAACGGCAATGGTGACGGAGACGGAGACATTGACAACAGATACGGGGATGGAGACACCTCTTGACGTTCTCTATAGAAACACGCAGGCCTTACATGTGGGGGATGTTCATCGGTTCATAATCACCTACACTCCAACGGACATCACCAAAGAATTGGGATCACATCTTTacatcaaaataaagaatacGGAAAACGTTCTCATGAATTCGGCCCTCTTGACAGGCCCATATATGCTCTACTGTGATATACGCTCGCAGGAATACACCCATAAGAAGAAATGTTTTGTTTCGGATGATCAACCTGTCTACGATCCAAATATCATCCCGGGGAACTCCTTGGTCCATAGACTGACACTCAACAGATTGAAGGATAAGTATACATGGTACGTGGATGTTATATCTCAGATTGTATTCAGCACCTCAGCAGAGATCAACTTTGAGATAGTCATTGCTAAATCAGAGGCTGCCCTCTCGAGCTCCTCCGTGAACCACctgaaaaactcaaattaTTATCCACAATGTTTACACATACAACACCTAACAACATTGGATATATGGAACAAACCTCCTCAATCTTCTACGGATCCCATCCATTTGGTCATACTGACCCATGGATTACACTCCAATACTTCTGCCGATTTGTTCTATATGAAGGAAcagattgaagaaatggcTTCAAGTACCGGTGAAAATATCGTCATACGAGGATATTTTGGAAACGTTTGCAAAACAGAACGGGGGATAAAGTACCTTGGTAGAAGATTGGCCGAATTTGTTGTCAATGAGTCATTAAAAGGGCTAGATGTATCCAAAGTTAAAAAGGTTTCGTTTATTGCGCATTCATTGGGTGGGCCCGTTCAAACGTTTGCAATTTCCTACATTAACTACAACTATCCTGagtttttccaaaatattGCCCCGGAGAATTTCATTACACTGGCTTCCCCGCTATTGGGAATCTCAAACGAAAATCCCGCTTATGTCAAGGTGTTTTTGAAGTTCGGTATCGTGGGCAAAACTGGTCAGGATTTGAACTTGGATGGTGCTGAGCCCTTACTGCTCTTGCTACCCTCAGAACCAACAAGGAAGATCTTGAAACGCTTCAAGAGAAGAACAGTGTATGCTAATGTTTTGAATGATGGTATTGTACCATTGAGGACGAGTGCTCTGTTATACCTTGACTGGAAGGCTTTAACAAAAATTTACGAAACTCTACATAATGGGGATAGCTCCAATATGAAGAGAAACGATATGAATGAAACAGGTGAAATTCCAGTGGAGATGAACAAGGAAATGGATAACgctgaaaatattgaagttGGTACCAACTTGGCATCttcaatcaaatccaagTTTCAATCAACACTTGGGTTTTGTTTCCCCAACATGCAAGCCTCCAAAACAACTCAAAAGTACAACTATTTCCAAACAACAGAAGACACCGTGCCAGAAAATGACAATGGCCGATTAGATCTAACCCGGGAATCGATGACGCCAATTCCAAGATCCTCTGTACTGTCTTCTCTTAGAAAAGTTTTGCTGCCTCCATCTCCCTCTCCTAAGTATATCAACGACCCTAAGAGCCGTGATAATGTCATACTCCATGATAAGATTTACACTCCCGATATGATCCCGAAATCTCATACGGTATTATCCAAAAATGTGATTATATCACATTTAACACAGAATAAAAGGCACCGATTttttgaggaaaaaatcgCCAGGAGATGGCATCAAGGAATGACCTGGAAAAAGGTTTTAGTCAACTTACAGCCCGATGCACATAATAATATGATTGTCCGAAGAAGATTTGCAAATGCATACGGATGGGGGGTTATCGACCATTTGGTTGAAACCCATTTCAGCAACGATTGTTTCAAGGGGGCGGATCTAGAACAATGGGAgtacaagaaaaaaatagatgaCAACATCGAGTTGGACGAAGCAGAACTCAAGCACCTGAATTCCCAACTTGGCAAGGTCATAGACCGTGAATACCTCAAGCAAAATACAGTCCATACACCATGCAGactaaagaaaatcttCTCAGATTCTTCATCTCCATCTCCCTCCGATCCCGACTGTAAAGCCAGACATAACGAAGATAAAGAGGTTACTCGCACAAAGGGGTCTGAGTTATCACAGCATTATAAGGACACCCCCAATGGAGAAGTAAATGAGCATGAAGCCGTCTCAGTATATTCTGGTACTTCGTCTGCAATTAACGATGGTGCTTGGTTGAACGAAACGGAAAGCGGTTACTATGATGGACCTACTGGCATGATCAATACAGTAAACGAGTGGAAGGATAATATGTTATATCCTAAAAGCAATGGACGTGGCACAGACAGTAAAAATGCAGTTCCACCAGCCATCGAAAGGAATGAATGTAGCACATATTTTTTCGAAAATGTGTAA
- a CDS encoding uncharacterized protein (PKUD0E02970; similar to Saccharomyces cerevisiae YMR108W (ILV2); ancestral locus Anc_2.441), giving the protein MLSRSFAKSATRFPAASRTALSMRSTAKTFLNSKHIPYYSISAARFKSSASTIVREAPAPAFNQELDDTTGNVSNSNGDFDSSLIGKTGGEIFHEMMVRHGVDTVFGYPGGAILPVYDAIYNSDKFRFVLPRHEQGAGHMAEGYARASGKPGVVLVTSGPGATNVITPLADALADGIPLVVFTGQVPTSAIGTDSFQEADVVGISRSCTKWNVMVKNVAELPRRINEAFEIATTGRPGPVLVDLPKDVTAAVLKHAIPLSSSIPKKTIPALSKSVSTQYTVECIERAVELLKKAKKPIIYAGAGVLSSDDGPKKLKELADKACIPVTTTLQGLGCFDQNDPKSLDMLGMHGSGVANMAIQNADLIIALGARFDDRVTGNIAKFAPQAKLAAQEGRGGIVHFEISPKNINKVVEATEAIEGDVTENLELFNKLAPQMESRPEWFRLIDEWKEKYPYSYQMETPGSLIKPQTLLKTISAEAHKTGKEVIVTTGVGQHQMWAAQHFTWTKPRTFITSGGLGTMGYGLPSAIGAQVAKPDALVIDIDGDASFNMTLMELSSAIQANTPVKICVLNNEEQGMVTQWQSLFYEHRYSHTHQSNPDFMLLAQSMGLNGVRVTKQEEMIPGIREWLSTEGPCLLEVYVEKKVPVLPMVPAGKGLDEFIFFDPEVEKQQAELRHKRTGGKH; this is encoded by the coding sequence ATGTTATCCAGATCTTTTGCAAAGTCGGCTACACGGTTCCCGGCAGCTTCAAGGACAGCTCTCTCCATGAGATCAACTGCAAAGACATTTTTAAATTCCAAACATATTCCATACTATTCCATCTCTGCAGCACGTTTCAAATCCTCCGCTTCGACAATTGTAAGAGAGGCCCCAGCACCTGCTTTCAATCAAGAATTGGATGACACTACAGGGAACGTGTCTAACTCCAACGGCGATTTTGACTCTTCTCTGATTGGTAAAACTGGTGGTGAAATTTTCCATGAAATGATGGTCCGCCATGGCGTTGACACGGTCTTTGGTTACCCAGGTGGTGCAATTTTGCCTGTCTATGACGCCATTTATAATTCTGATAAATTCAGATTTGTCTTGCCCCGTCATGAACAAGGTGCAGGTCATATGGCTGAAGGTTACGCTAGAGCTTCAGGTAAACCTGGTGTGGTTTTGGTCACTTCCGGACCCGGTGCAACAAATGTCATCACTCCCTTGGCCGACGCCTTGGCCGATGGTATTCCTTTGGTTGTCTTCACTGGCCAAGTTCCAACTAGTGCCATTGGTACAGACTCTTTCCAAGAAGCCGATGTTGTTGGTATCTCTAGATCGTGCACTAAATGGAACGTCATGGTCAAGAATGTCGCAGAACTCCCAAGGAGAATCAACGAAGCTTTTGAAATAGCAACTACAGGTAGACCAGGCCCGGTTTTGGTTGACCTTCCAAAGGACGTCACAGCAGCCGTACTTAAACATGCCATTCCTTTATCTTCGTCcattccaaagaaaaccatCCCTGCTTTATCCAAATCAGTCTCTACTCAATACACTGTCGAATGCATTGAACGTGCCgttgaattgttgaagaaggcaAAGAAGCCAATCATTTATGCCGGTGCAGGTGTCCTCAGTTCCGATGACGGACCAAAGAAATTAAAGGAATTGGCCGATAAGGCTTGTATACCAGTGACTACCACCTTACAAGGTTTGGGATGCTTTGACCAGAACGACCCTAAATCTCTCGATATGTTGGGTATGCATGGATCTGGTGTTGCCAACATGGCAATCCAAAATGCCGATTTGATCATTGCACTGGGTGCCAGATTTGATGACAGAGTTACTGGTAACATTGCGAAATTTGCACCTCAAGCTAAATTGGCTGCTCAAGAAGGTAGGGGTGGTATTGTACATTTCGAAATCTCCCCTAAGAATATCAACAAGGTTGTCGAGGCAACTGAAGCAATCGAAGGTGACGTTACTGAAAATTTGGAACTATTCAACAAATTAGCACCTCAAATGGAATCACGTCCAGAATGGTTTAGATTAATTGACGAATGGAAGGAGAAATACCCTTACTCTTACCAAATGGAAACTCCAGGTTCTTTGATTAAACCTCAAACCCTTCTGAAGACCATCTCTGCAGAAGCTCATAAAACTGGCAAGGAAGTCATTGTCACAACCGGTGTCGGCCAACACCAAATGTGGGCCGCCCAACACTTCACATGGACTAAGCCAAGAACCTTCATCACTTCTGGTGGATTAGGTACCATGGGTTATGGTTTGCCTTCAGCAATCGGTGCTCAAGTTGCTAAGCCAGATGCGTTGGTCATCGATATTGACGGTGATGCTTCATTCAACATGACTTTGATGGAACTATCCTCAGCTATTCAAGCAAACACCCCTGTCAAAATTTGTGTTTTAAACAACGAGGAACAAGGTATGGTCACTCAATGGCAGTCTCTCTTTTATGAACATAGGTATTCCCACACCCATCAGTCAAACCCAGACTTTATGTTACTAGCTCAATCTATGGGCCTCAACGGCGTTAGAGTGAccaaacaagaagaaatgattCCAGGTATTCGAGAATGGCTAAGTACAGAAGGTCCTTGTCTTCTTGAAGTATATGTCGAGAAGAAGGTTCCAGTCCTTCCAATGGTGCCTGCTGGTAAGGGTCTAGACGAGTTCATATTCTTTGATCCTGAAGTCGAAAAGCAACAAGCCGAACTAAGACATAAAAGAACCGGAGGTAAACACTGA
- a CDS encoding uncharacterized protein (PKUD0E02980; similar to Saccharomyces cerevisiae YJL029C (VPS53); ancestral locus Anc_5.245) — protein sequence MNSLKNEIINSRVDSRKNGSQTLEKDGLANIPSPDVNSSNYDPMVDIFELFDTPAALNDINHILKYSCAYQTKLEKEISKEREEYKKVLMESNPEKDYSKLDSELIKILDDFGKLKVNVKETEKSINEMTSSIKKLDHSKRNITFTMTTLKRLQMLVTAYDKLERQMEREKQVKNYKEIKQLLSAVLELNKYFQDFKSIDEVNQLNNLILKKKNHIIDDVMHDFELQFHEELNNDNLVEACYILEMLGESNSLKLKQWYTDASLREINQIFTSSEEAGSLENLSRRYIYFQNILSNFVLKSSKIFPESWHMDLLLVEKFCEFTKKDLQEVLEKEMRLKGISDVNVLLNALSNTLDFEQFLNKKFKYHKDFDESMANPSAPDFTKSISNVFEPYLNIWIDEQSKTIEKKLMEFSNPSNLFKKTGDNEDSTNNNIDSGETINVLESAAELFRLYRQMLSQISKLTSGKSLIKLTRLFNRYLNQYQRKILDSILPDSKSLVSVDLENQKEGVDIICLVLNTSSYCSATIIQLEEKIKSLIQPAELSEKVELNSSNDGFVQLIAYCISLLFYKVENDIQIAWKELSNFNWVVLNEVVGESRYVTTLKSIIKEDCDYIFPRLSKSSYIRNLLDRMVDMLLNKILSVVVKLTPVSVIMAEQIKLDLQELKTFVNFLPTITENGEKVLASASFKANVNMKFKQIDNLMKILMVPDKPVDTFINSYFTIIGDSSFSNFMKVLQLKGVMDIQATEKDKFKYMDMFKLQLGSYEDSSHELKESDEFLEKINLANTTLTTVRSHGHKKSNSRSIYLPSTVGSSNLTSNSSSNYTLPNLLTPPEPPSHAILNNGSPAPSSTSTSPRPNFGFFNNAKLDTISIEKNLKAFTENKTNFNEKFQKFFKRGE from the coding sequence ATGAATTCTcttaaaaatgaaataatcaATTCAAGAGTTGACAGTCGAAAAAATGGGTCTCAAACTTTAGAAAAAGATGGACTAGCAAATATACCTTCACCAGATgtaaattcatcaaattatGACCCAATGGTTGACATATTCGAATTGTTTGATACACCAGCAGCTTTGAATGATATCAATCatatattgaaatattctTGTGCGTACCAGACAAAATTAGAGAAGGAAATTTCCAAGGAAAGAGAGGAGTAtaaaaaagttttgatgGAGTCTAATCCAGAAAAAGATTACAGTAAATTGGATTCGGAACTTATTAAGAtacttgatgattttggGAAATTAAAAGTAAATGttaaagaaacagaaaaaagtataaaTGAGATGACTTCTAGCATTAAAAAGCTTGACCActcaaaaagaaacataACGTTTACCATGACAACCCTTAAACGGTTACAAATGTTGGTCACTGCATACGACAAATTAGAAAGGCAAATggaaagagagaaacagGTGAAGAATTACAAGGAAATAAAGCAATTACTTAGTGCCGTTTTAGAACTAAACAAATATTTCCAGGACTTTAAAAGTATCGATGAAGTCAACCAACTAAACAACCtcatattgaagaaaaagaaccaCATTATAGATGATGTGATGCACGATTTTGAGCTCCAATTCCATGAAGAACTCAACAATGATAATTTAGTAGAGGCATGTTATATTTTAGAGATGCTAGGTGAATCGAATAGCTTAAAGCTAAAGCAATGGTACACCGATGCTTCTTTGAGGGaaataaatcaaatattCACAAGCTCAGAAGAAGCTGGATCTTTGGAGAATCTTAGTAGAAGATACATTTACTTTCAGAACATACTGTCTAACTTTGTGTTGAAGAGCTCGAAGATATTTCCTGAATCATGGCATATGGATTTATTATTAGTTGAGAAATTCTGTGAATTCACTAAAAAGGATTTACAGGAAGTGttggaaaaggaaatgagGTTGAAAGGTATTTCTGATGTGAATGTTTTGCTTAACGCTTTGTCTAACACTTTAGATTTTGAGcagtttttgaacaaaaaatttaaataccataaagattttgatgagTCAATGGCTAATCCGTCGGCACCGGATTTCACTAAGTCCATCTCTAACGTATTTGAGCCATACCTTAACATATGGATAGACGAGCAATCAAAAACGAttgagaagaaattgatggaGTTTTCCAATCCCTCTAATTTATTCAAGAAAACTGGTGATAATGAAGATTCAaccaataataatatcGATAGCGGTGAAACTATCAATGTCTTGGAAAGTGCAGCCGAACTATTCAGACTTTATCGCCAAATGTTATCTCAAATTTCCAAACTGACATCAGGAAAATCTCTTATCAAGTTAACAAGGTTATTCAATAGATATTTGAATCAATACCAGCGCAAAATATTGGACTCCATATTACCGGATTCGAAGTCACTAGTTTCTGTGGATCTGGAAAATCAGAAAGAAGGTGTTGACATCATATGCCTAGTATTAAATACTTCATCGTATTGCTCTGCTACGATAATACAGTTAGAAGAAAAGATTAAAAGTTTAATACAGCCGGCGGAGCTCTCGGAAAAGGTTGAGTTGAATAGTTCCAATGATGGGTTTGTACAGCTGATAGCATATTGTATAAGTTTGCTATTTTACAAGGTTGAGAATGACATTCAAATTGCATGGAAAGAGCTATCAAATTTTAACTGGGTAGTTTTAAATGAAGTTGTCGGAGAATCAAGATATGTGACAACCTTGAAAAGTATCATTAAGGAAGACTGTGACTATATCTTTCCTAGATTAAGTAAAAGCTCTTATATTAGAAATTTACTTGACAGAATGGTAGACATGCTTCTAAACAAAATTCTTTCAGTTGTTGTTAAACTTACCCCCGTTAGCGTGATTATGGCGGAGCAGATTAAGCTAGATCTtcaagaattgaaaacttttgtCAACTTCCTTCCAACCATAACTGAAAACGGCGAAAAAGTTTTAGCTTCTGCAAGTTTTAAGGCTAACGTGAATATGAAATTTaaacaaattgataatttaatgaaaattttaatGGTTCCTGACAAACCAGTAGACACCTTTATTAACAGCTATTTTACGATTATCGGTGATTCGagcttttcaaattttatGAAAGTTTTACAACTTAAGGGAGTCATGGATATCCAGGCTACCGAGAAAGATAAATTTAAATATATGGACATGTTTAAACTCCAGCTCGGATCATATGAAGATTCGAGCCATGAACTAAAGGAGAGTGATGAATTCTTGGAGAAGATCAATTTGGCAAATACCACATTAACAACGGTTCGTTCACACGGACACAAAAAGAGTAATTCAAGATCGATATATTTACCTAGTACGGTTGGTTCGTCAAATCTCACCTCGAATAGTAGCAGCAATTATACATTACCAAACCTTCTAACCCCCCCTGAACCCCCTTCTCATGCTATTTTAAATAATGGATCGCCTGCTCCTAGTTCCACTTCTACTTCCCCACGGCcaaattttggatttttcaataatgcAAAATTGGATACTATTTCGATCGAAAAGAATTTAAAGGCATTCACAGAGAATAAGACTAATTTTAATGAgaagtttcaaaagtttttcaaaagaggggaataa
- a CDS encoding uncharacterized protein (PKUD0E02990; similar to Saccharomyces cerevisiae YJL008C (CCT8); ancestral locus Anc_5.246), giving the protein MSLKLPGNINSSLFKQGYQVHSNTDGAINRNIQACREISKMISTSIGPCGKNKIIVNNLSKIFITNDAATMIRELDIVHPAVKVLVMHSEQQEEEMGDNTNYVLVLGGELLNLAEKLVVLGLTPTEIIQGFRMANKFVNNELEQLVVGQIVDFQSKEQLLKIIKPVIMSKQYGQERIISDLVATAVQQVMPKDRPQAFNVDSVRVVKIMGGALTNSFVIKGMVFPREPESEVKKIRETAKVAVFNCPVDISASETKGTVLLHNADEMMNFSKGEEDELHKVIKEIADSGVKVIVAGQGIGELALHFMNKYNLLVLKVPSKFDLRRICRICGATPLVRLGAPMPEEMGIIDVVESKEIGSDRVTVFRQNEETSMTSTIVIRGATKNNMDDIERAIDDSVASIKSVVRDPRLLPGAGSTESELVKRVTNYGEKTPGLMQLGIKKFAEAFEFLPRLLCETSGLDPSEILPRLYASHDENDKETLKFGIDIESDNVNDCLLDITEENIYDSYISKLNAINLATEAVCTILSVDQIIVAKKAGGPAMPQQPKPGNWDQAD; this is encoded by the coding sequence ATGTCATTAAAGCTCCCTGGAAACAttaattcttctttgtttaaACAGGGCTATCAGGTTCATTCGAACACTGATGGTGCTATCAATAGAAATATTCAAGCATGTCGTGAAATCTCAAAGATGATCTCCACATCAATCGGACCTTGTGGcaagaacaaaatcatAGTTAACAATTTAAGTAAAATATTTATCACTAATGATGCAGCGACAATGATTAGAGAACTTGATATTGTTCATCCTGCGGTAAAAGTTCTTGTTATGCACTCAGAACAGcaggaagaagaaatgggTGATAATACCAATTATGTTCTTGTTTTAGGTGGCgaattgttgaatcttGCAGAAAAATTAGTTGTTCTAGGCTTAACACCAACTGAAATTATTCAAGGATTTAGAATGGCAAATAAATTTGTAAACAATGAGTTGGAGCAACTTGTTGTTGGTCAAATTGTCGACTTTCAGAGTAAAGAGCAACTTTTAAAAATTATCAAGCCTGTTATTATGTCCAAACAATATGGTCAAGAAAGGATAATTTCTGATCTAGTGGCAACTGCCGTTCAGCAAGTAATGCCAAAAGATAGACCACAGGCTTTCAATGTTGATTCTGTTCGTGTTGTCAAAATTATGGGAGGAGCGTTAACAAATTCATTTGTTATCAAAGGTATGGTTTTCCCAAGAGAACCGGAATCTGAAGTGAAAAAGATCAGAGAAACAGCAAAGGTTGCAGTCTTTAACTGTCCAGTTGATATTTCTGCCTCCGAAACCAAAGGTACCGTTCTTCTACACAATGCTGATGAAATGATGAACTTCAGTAAAGGTGAAGAGGATGAATTGCATAAAGtaatcaaagaaattgcGGATTCAGGAGTCAAAGTCATTGTTGCTGGCCAGGGCATTGGAGAGTTAGCGTTACACTTTATGAATAAATATAACTTGTTGGTGCTTAAAGTACCTTCTaagtttgatttgagaCGTATATGTCGGATTTGTGGTGCTACTCCTCTAGTCAGATTGGGAGCACCTATGCCTGAAGAGATGGGTATtattgatgttgttgaatccAAAGAAATTGGTTCAGATAGAGTCACTGTGTTTAGAcaaaatgaagaaacttCAATGACTTCAACAATTGTCATTCGTGGTGCAACTAAGAACAACATGGATGACATTGAACGAGCAATAGATGACAGTGTTGCCTCCATTAAATCAGTCGTGAGAGATCCAAGATTACTACCGGGAGCTGGTTCTACTGAATCGGAGCTCGTGAAAAGAGTCACCAACTATGGTGAAAAAACACCTGGTTTGATGCAATTGGGTATTAAAAAATTTGCCGAAGCGTTTGAATTTTTGCCAAGATTGTTATGTGAAACCTCTGGTTTGGATCCAAGTGAAATACTTCCAAGATTGTATGCTTCGcatgatgaaaatgataaagaaactttaaaatttggtattgatattgaatcTGATAACGTCAATGATTGCCTCTTAGATATaacagaagaaaacatCTATGATTCATACATTTCCAAACTCAATGCTATAAATTTAGCAACTGAGGCTGTTTGTACAATTCTAAGTGTTGACCAAATCATTGTTGCGAAGAAAGCGGGTGGACCAGCAATGCCACAGCAACCTAAACCAGGAAATTGGGATCAGGCAGACTGA